CGATGTACAGCAGGCTAGGATGTAGGACAACGCTCCAATTGTTTCGGTCGTCACGTATTACAAACGCATCCGTCACTGTGTTCTCCCCAGCGATGCATACCAATTGTCGGAACGCTGCAAGTAGGTTGTGAGAAGGTTGCTCGTGTCAGTGTCTTCGTAGTGACAACGACGCGGTGGCAACCATTACGGCCTTTAAAAGGCGGTCTGTGTTTTGTACCATTTTAGTGAAGTCAGACACATGCTTGCAAAGCGGCCGGTCGGGACTTAGAAAAGAAAGAAGCAACGACAGGTGAGATTATTAAAAGAGCTGTCGGCGTTAAGGCCTGTTGTGTTAACATCCGTGATTATGCCTACCTAAGATTTCATAGTTCACATGAGATTGTTCGTGGACTTTGCTCCATATCTTTGCACAACCATTTGGCCTGTGCTATAAACGTGGAAGTGTTGCTTATGTGAATTATGTTAACTAAATAGTTTCATTTGGATGTTTGTCGACATAgtaaggagtgtgtgtgtgtgtgtgtgtgtgtgtgtgtgtgtgtgtctgtctgtgtgaattagtgtgtatatttgtgtgtgcacaGCAGCCGTGACAGTCGGACACACGCACACttcaacaaaatgaaataatgctGTGGAAACCGCTTAAAGGATAATCCGATGGCGACGAGGCAGACTGGAGTACTCCCTTACATGGtcacagaaagacacatttaATTCCCCCCTCCAAAACGTTGTGTTCAAGTGATTTCTGGCAGCGGCTAGAGATTGACGCACGTCGACATAAACATATTGAGGCACTAACACTCATATCCTCTCCTGAAACCTAACCGATACAATGTAAGTCTTAAACTTTCCCCATTGTGGCAAAGATGTTTCATGGCCTTCCACCATACAGGCAAGTACATCTTCTGAGGTCACATGGTGACAGACATATAATTACAAAAACgtaaaaacacaataaacacaATGAAGACTGAGTTACactttttttatacaaatattgtatatatttagtttttcaaatGTTCCCTTATTTTCCTCTCCTGCTACATTTTTTCCTGATTTTGACCTTGCCTTAGCTTATTGTAAAAATCAAATATCAAGATGTCGTCCAATGTATACATCTAACCTAACTAGTACTCATGCTAATGTTGTTAGCATTCTGGTAATGAATGCCCAAATTGGGTTGAAGGGTTTTGTGACTTAGCTTGAGTGGGACCAGACTAGGCAACCCAGTCTGATGCAAGACCAGCGGGCACTGTCCAATTCAAACTGGCCCCAAGATACCTATCGTCTGGAAATACATAAACCTACGTGTTTATATATTAgtagtatatattatatatactaCTACAAACTACAGTTTATAGtagtatatatatgtattttccatgTTCAAACTGTAGAGGTAGCACTCAATAATGTACAGCAGGGAGGTGGTGATAGAAACGTTAATAAGAAGTAACCCAACACCCCAGACTTCCTGGTAGAGGCTGCAGCCAACAGTGTACAGTAGAGAGCGGGCTGGTATAAAGGTTGCTAAGAAACAGACGTGATGTAGGAGTGACCGCGTCCTTCAGGTCAGTCGGGACGCCTTGGTCCTCAGGGACTGACCTGGGCACAGACTGTGGACAGTGACAAATGACTGGCCATGTCACTTAAGACTGGGTGTGACAATTCTACTGTTTTCAACAAGCTGcatgatccacacacacacacacacacacacacacacactagacttGGGAAAATATCCTGTAGCCAGGTGCATCCACCCTGCATTAACTCAAGCCTCTCCAGTTGGTATTTCACAGTCCTGTCATGCTGTAGTAGTGGCCAGAAGCTATCCGCTAATACTGATACCTGCCATATATTTCTACTCAAAACTGCAGCACTGTGGGTCGGCGACAATGTCCTCCCCGATTTAAGGTCCTATAAGAGTCAAAACCATAATCCAATTGAAAATTGTGCTTTTACCTAATCTGTCATAACCCAGGAAAGATACAAACCGATCAGGACATCAGTTCCACTACTACTAGCTAGCCTGTCTAACATGTGTTGGAGTTATCTGGTATCTGTCTTAATCTAAATGCAGCATTACGGTTCTTTTGGAGTTCAAAACCATTTGTTGGTTCTATCCTAATCCATACACTTCTAAGCGCTCGCAAATTGTGAGTACAAAATAAGCCTTTTCAAGGTGAAATAATTAGTAGTTATACAGTAGTATTAAGAGGGTACGCAATTAGTTGTTAAAGGATGTATAGATAGTTGTTATATTATGAAGAAAGTAAGTAGTTAGTGGTTAGCTGTTATAGTATGTAAAAGGGATGCACTGACAGCAAAATATTTGTCCAATACACAATATTCTTCTAACATCATGGCCGATAGAGAGACTTATGTTTTGTAATTTCTGTGCCTGTGAGCCATGCAATAAGACGCCAATAACAAGCAAGATCGATAGCATGTAGATGTTATAGCATGTAGATAGTATGGAGTTAGTTGTTCTAGTACGTATATAATATGGAGTTAGTTGTTCAAATATGTAGAACATAAGGAGTTAGTTTTTCTATAATGTGGATAGTATGGAGTTAGTTGTTCTATAGATAGTATGGAGTTAGTTGTTCTATAGATAGTATGAAGCTAGTTGTTCTAGTATGTAGATTGTATGAAGCTAGTTGTTGTAGTATGTAGATAGCATGGAGTTAATTGTTCTAGTATCTAAGTAGCCAGTTCTATGTATTTTGGTCATAATGCAAAGTAAGGCAAATATTTCACCTTGAGGAAAATGTTCTTtggtttctctctcactctccattcctatctgtccctgtgtctctctccctctctctcaatctctatccctatgtgtctctgtctctctcaccctctcgctccctctctctccctctctcaccctctctctccctctctctgtgccaGCAGAGCCACTCAGCAGTCAGCATTTTTACCTCAGCTAGAGAAATCATTATGAGCCACCGTGGGGTATTCAAACACCAGCCAAGATGCTACTTTGATATTTTTTGATATTCTCCCAAGATAGTATGCTAGTGTAATAATTTTGTGGGAAAGTAAACGAGGTGGGTGGGGAAGTTATGGGAACAACTTATTATGGGGAACATCTCACTACAATACTCctttaaatgtgattttaaagggatagtttgattTTCTTCAGTTAGCTGATTCTCTATGTATGCTAGCAAAATAATTCAAGTGACGGGAGGAAAATTAGTGGGAACTATTTGTTATGGGGAACAACTTACTCCACTTTCCCCTACATCTTTTAGTGCTCTTTTAAGTGTGGTTCCTTTGAGTCGCATCAGAAACATCCAAGCTTCATTCAACTTCAAGCCTCTTTTCACAGGATCCTTGAATCCTGATTAAATCTCTTgtggttataaaaaaaaatgttttacagtggaACTTTTCTAAATAGTCAAAGGCAAAAAAGATTGTGAGagttcttttttcttttgattaaatacatctctgtctttctcacaacACTAAATAAAAATTGGCATAACTTGAGAATTGaccgtctgtgtttgtgttctccTAGATCTCAATaacccttttcctctctctctctctcacacacacacacacacttttttaaaATGGCATTTCAACAGTCATTATGGCAGTAAAATGACACATACCGTTCATGCCATTGTAGATACTCCTGTGATGCGGCGAAAGCTCTTCGGCGGTGGCAGGCCTCCTCTGTAACTCCCTCCCGGGGCTCCCAAACTTAACGTGGTCAGGGCTGACACTATACTGATGCCTGTGGGTCTCTGGACTCCCCCCGGCCGACATCACACACCCCTTCTCATGGTGCTGGTGCTCGGACATCCCCAGCCCTAAATGTGCCTGCCGAGGTTCGGGGCTCCCACAGCAACTACCGCCGCCGATGCTCCCCCTGCGGTGCCTCTGGTAGAGCTCGCCGGCGCTGCCGCCCTGACCCGACCCCAGGAGGTGCTGCTGTTTCTGGGAGAGGAGCAGGTCCGAGGCGTGCAGGTGGTGGTGCTTGGCGGTCGCGTGCTGGGACTCGGGGCTCCGGCGGCCCACGTTGCGCCCGTACTTCTCGGGGCTGAGGCCACGCATGGCGCGGCCGCTGTGGGTGTGATCCGGCACGGAGATGGAGCCGCAGCGTGGGCGGCAGGGCTGGGGCATGGCGTACGGGTATTCCAGACTGGTGCTGCGGTGCCTGCCCTGGGGGTGCGGAGGCTCGGGGCTGGATGGGAGGTCGCGCTCCGCCCCTGTGCTGCCGCCCCTGGGCTTGTGGAGAAGCTCCGGGCTCCCGACACCGGCAACGCTGCCTGCCTGTGCGGCCAGGTGTGGCTGTTTGTGGTGGGGGTGCTCAGAGCTGTCGGCGCTGCCCGCGCTGGATGTGCTACTCCCGTCGCCGACGTCCCTCATCAGCAGGCCCGCCCCGGGGACCAGCAACAAGCTGCTCTGGCTGTCGATGGAACCCCTGCAGCCTCCTCCTAcgcccaccccccctcccccagccccGCCTGCGCCGACCCCGACTGCGttgcctcctcctccccctcctcctacGCTCTTCTCCTCGTAGAGCAACAGGCAGAGCTCCTTCAGCTCCAGGTTTTCTCGTACCACGTCGTCCTGCCGCGCCTCCAGCTCCTTGAGTTTCTGGAGGTACAGTGTCACCTCCTTCCTCATGATGGAGGCGCTGTAGCGGCCCAGTCTCTGCCACTCCCGTGATACCCTCTTGCCCTTCTGACGGTCGTCATCCAAGAAGCAACACAGGTCCCTCAGCTCCCGGTTGTCCTCCTGCAGCTTCTGGTTTATGTcctggaggacagagggagggagaaagagtagTGAGGAGGACAAGAGGTAAAAAgaaagaggggaaaggagaCCAAAGGAGAGGAGATAGATGTGAGAGGAGGGCAGCCAGGGAAGAGGGGGGACAGGAGGGCATAGGAAATGAGGCGTGGAAAGGGGAacaaaggagaggaggaagaggggaggagaggaaaggaaaaggaggggaggagagaggaggattaTTTTATTCCCTCAATCTTAACCTGGCCCTGTGAGGTAGATATCGCTTATTCAAAGGAAACGTGGTGCTAATCAAAGCTACAGTCAATACCAATTCAACACTGATCCCTTTGTGCTGCCAATGGAATCCATCAGTATCACATACGTGTTGATGTGTCAATGGAGTACATAGGAGTGGTAGAGGACACAGAAAGCAAATAAATGATATGTAACTATCCTCATTCATCTGATCTGCATTTACTGAAATGCTGTACAACTTTGCTGCTTTGGCAATATTTACAAATTGTATTTCATGCCAATAAAGTTATCTGACTATGAAGTGACCAAACGGATGGAGCCTGGGTGAGCACACCAGGCCAAAACATGTAACCCTCCCACTGTTTAAgtcccccctctttctctttccctatATGCATGTGTCTCTCATTTGCAACATAACGACATATTAGCCCAGGGTCCTCCACCTCTTCTATGTTATTATCCAGAATAGCATGGCTCTCAAGCAAATGTAGTCTAATTGGGTACCACAGTGCATTGGACTGGGCTTTTGGGTCCATTCTGTTTAGCCAACTATCCTTCTTCAATCCCCATGTGCTTCATTCCAGTCTCCCCATCTAAATTTAATGAAGCTCGAAAAGTGTTGGAGGAGGACGTGCTTTAAATTAAGTCTATAGAGCTGGAAGGAATTCTATGATCTTGCCAAGATTCTTCTTGTTAGCTACACTCCAAAGAGCTTTGACACAGAGGGAAGCCATATATTTTTGGAGTAGGAGTATTCTGGGGGTGAACCGTTTTGCTCTCAGCCCAGCAGTAGGTCAAAGAGATGTAGCATTTTTGGAAGATATTCCAAGAGCAAGCACCAAGACTCTCCCATATTTCATAATTCCTTAGGCACACCCACTATTTGCAATGCTTCAAAGGGGATGGAAATTAAAGACCACATGAGTTTGAGACAGACACATAAAGAATGAAAATGCTTGACATTCAGCACAGATTTCTTCTCACTGTGCCTTCTGATGGAAGATGATGGATGCACATTAAATCCGGCGCATCGCACttacacgcaggcacacacagtGGGGGACGTTGTAAAATGAATTAACTGATGCAAATTCAGCTTGTGGTTCATGATGTGGATAGCGTTGCCCTTTAAAAGAAAAGCGCAAGCTCAACCACATGTCCCCTCTGTGCGCGCTCAGGTGCGCCCGTGCGGCACCGCGGCTAAAACTATGATATCATCTTTTTACAAATGCCGCGCGCGCCCCGATCCTCACCTTCAGCCCCCTGATCTCGTTTAAGTGCAGCTGGAGGCTGCGATTGACCTCGCGTATCAAATTGCCATGGTCCAGTATAACGCTCATTTTGTCGGCTTCAGACCTCCGGAGTCTGCGCACCAAATCCTCTTTGGTCCACTTGAGAAGGTCTTCGTCCGATATATTTGAGATGTCCTCAGGCGGACTTTCAGCCGTTGCTATGGACAGCGAAAGCTGTGGCTGGGGTTGACTAGCTTTCTCCATTGCTATAGTTCCGCTGCCGAGAATACCAGCGACAACAGGCTTGAAATACAAGTCAGAGATCTCTGACAGGCAAACCTCAGCCAAGATCCGTTGCCCAAGTCCAATTAATCCGGAATTAATGTTCGAAATAAAATGGCATTGGTGCTTGGCCCCGCTCTGACGCTTCGAACACTTCAGCCCCCAAATGCAACAGCTGAAGACGCGGCCGACTTCCGAGTCCAACTGAATGAAATACAGCCTTAAAAAGGCTACCTGCAGCTATCAATCATCTCCACATATCAGCGTGGATTGGATTTATTTCACTGCAAGTTTGCACCTGAGCACAGCATCCACATTAAGTCACTTCCGTCCTGAAGTGGAGAGAGCATCTAACGGATGGCGGGTTTCTGATGCGCATCTCCCGCCTCTTGTAGAGGCACACTCCAGCTGTAGCATCGCCAGGCAAGTGCACTGCATGGGAAAAGAGGGGAAAAGCGTCGATCACTGCAGCGACTCTgctagctctctctctccctcgcgctctctctctctccgtctcttgTCAGctaactctccctccctctctatcgcTCTCGCCACCCAAGGGTCTCCATTAAATGATGCACAGGTGATGAAGATGTTTTGGTACCCAGCGCCATCTACAGATCAAAAGCCATAGGTTACATCGTTTCGTCATCTTTATTGTACACCTGTAACACATTCCGGACTTCATTTCCCATGGTCCGTCGAGCGTTTAATTCTACGTCACTGAGATGCGTGGACCGGCAGAATATGTAGTAACACGTCATTCTACTGGAGTCGCCCAACCTCTTCTCGGTCTCATTTCTGGTGTCCATTGGGATTTCTTTCTCAAATGCTGATAAGAATTTATGTATAACAgcctaacattttctttcatctgGATTTCCCACTGGATCTGAATTAAAGGTATGATACTTCGTCATAATTCGTAGAAAGAAGGCCCTATTTCTTTTCTTCGGTTTCTGCGTTTCCAAATTTTCTGaacttagctaactagctaggtGGCCTAGGTTTTAAAATAAGCCGAAATAGCTATTGGCCTTTAATACCGAAATAGCTGTTGTTGTAATCAATTGAGCTATTATAAAATTTACATAGATTCTTTTTTGTTACAATACAATGGTATGGCCTTTGATCTAATGGGTTTGAGAGTAATTTCATTTTAGATTCACTACCGTCTTCACTCAGCTAGAACCGGTAgatagctagctttcttgcttGCTAGCTACGGAAAGAAGCTTGCAAACTTGTTCATCTGCGGGCTACATCCGCCTTTTCGGAAGGTATATCTACAAGGCGCTATATGGgtcagatatatatttttttttaccagatataaaatcctttttttttcatttgcatGAGGAATGTTTGAAACAAATGTAGCTACTGCAGTTAACTAGCTATATTATATATGCCTTCATTTCTTAAACATAAAGATTGTCTGTTACCCTTTACATCACCTTCTGGTTCTTGTTTCATTTTGGATGTTTTGGGCTGTGTTTTGTAGCAAGTTAATATTCAAGGATTTCCTACTTTTACCCAgtaatacagtacataatatgcCCCTAAATAGCAAAGAAGATAAGCTTTCGATGTATCCATGATCAGTGGATCGAGACTGAGTGAAGGGTTCTATAGGTCAGATGTCAGTCACCCATGGGCAGTCGTTTGTGTCTTTTCGTGGCAATATTAACAAGCCTGATAAGGCTATTTGACAGGCTCAATGTGAAACATGTATGGTGGTATGTTGCGTGTGCATAGTGTGCTGCTTTCACCCAAAACGTCAAATTTTACTCCCAAACGTCTCTCCCTTAAAAATGCCTAAAATAGACCAAGAACCATGATAAACACGTTTCTTGTTATCTAAAATGAAAATCCCCAGAGTGGACGTTGTAACTGCTAGTGATTTCTTAGGACCACGACCATCAATGAAATGGGCCATCATAAATAGACTAATAGCTAGTAACTTAGCTGAAACCGATtatgtagtgttgtttttttcatacTTGCGGTCTCAGAAGTTCCCTTGAGGAAGTGAGGTTCTGTCTATCATTCGGCATGGGAAGGTGTCCagtagtgatgggcattccCAGTCTTTGGTGACCTGTGGAACCGTTCACCAAGAGCTGTCTTATTTGGCTCCCAAACGctctttgttttaaatatttaaaaatatgaaaacgtGAAGATATGCCATCTTAAGATGAAATATTGTTTCTGAAAGAGCCTTAGGAAGGACTCGAGCCCACGCTGCAGTTTTACATGTGTACCAGAGGCAGCAGTTCAAAAACAGCCATGTGTTCACAAGAAACCAATCACTATTGAGAGCAGTCCGATTCAAGTCCTGGTTAGTCAATAATCTCGTTTGACATGGTGTCATTTCACATTAATGTTTTTGGCGTGCAGAGAAccagttgtttttttccccgTTTAACGCAGCGACCCAAACAGCTATCCGTAGTTACAAGTGAGTCCTTGTTCCGTAAGATTACATGGAAATACCATGTTCCATAACTAGAGCCCTGTCCTGCAGATTCCTGTCACATCTTTTACCTTTTTATTTAAAGCGGTTTCGGTTTCGTCTTTTTGTTTGATGGTCCAGTGATTCTCTCAGGGAATTGTATATGTTCACACAGCTCTGTCCAAAATCTGCAGATTGTTTTTGAGTTCTTGGGCATCAAATCTATGACATCCTGGATGTAGGTCATACTGTTTTCTTATTTATATGGTAAAATGACATGCTCAAACATAAGGATGCATGCCAATATAAATAAGTAGAGTATGAAATAAACTAATGTAGAtctaaagggagagagaaatagggcGAGGGTGTGGGGGAGAGAATTCCTACTGAAGCTACAACGCCGTATGCTTTGATGGCACACCCGTCCCTGAAACCTTTAATATGTTGTGCAGGTGTGCCTGTGACCTGTGTTTGCGTCGTAATTAGCCAAGGCATTCCTCTTCAGCTTATCACAACAAACCAAA
Above is a window of Esox lucius isolate fEsoLuc1 chromosome 9, fEsoLuc1.pri, whole genome shotgun sequence DNA encoding:
- the ccdc85al gene encoding coiled-coil domain containing 85A, like, which produces MEKASQPQPQLSLSIATAESPPEDISNISDEDLLKWTKEDLVRRLRRSEADKMSVILDHGNLIREVNRSLQLHLNEIRGLKDINQKLQEDNRELRDLCCFLDDDRQKGKRVSREWQRLGRYSASIMRKEVTLYLQKLKELEARQDDVVRENLELKELCLLLYEEKSVGGGGGGGNAVGVGAGGAGGGGVGVGGGCRGSIDSQSSLLLVPGAGLLMRDVGDGSSTSSAGSADSSEHPHHKQPHLAAQAGSVAGVGSPELLHKPRGGSTGAERDLPSSPEPPHPQGRHRSTSLEYPYAMPQPCRPRCGSISVPDHTHSGRAMRGLSPEKYGRNVGRRSPESQHATAKHHHLHASDLLLSQKQQHLLGSGQGGSAGELYQRHRRGSIGGGSCCGSPEPRQAHLGLGMSEHQHHEKGCVMSAGGSPETHRHQYSVSPDHVKFGSPGRELQRRPATAEELSPHHRSIYNGMNALISAGCCSTNCRSVKLWDSFDASS